DNA sequence from the Calidithermus timidus DSM 17022 genome:
TGCGCTGCGCACGCGGGCTGAGGAGACCCCTGAAGGCTTCGTGATCAACGGCTCCAAGCAGTTCATCACCCAGGGGTCGGTGGCCGGGGTCTACGTGATCAACGCCCGCACCGACCCCGCGCCTGCCCCCGACAAGAAACACCTGGGGCTTTCGGCCTTCGTGTTCTACCGCCCGGCGGAGGGCTTGCGGATAGGCCGCAAGGAAGAGAAGCTCGGCCTGTACTCCTCCGACACCGCCCAGCTCATCTTCGAGGATTTGCGTGTGGGTAAGGATGCGCTCATAGGTGAGCGGGGTAAGGGCTTCTACGACGTGATGAAGGTGCTCGAGGGCGGTCGCATTGGCATCGCCGCGCTTTCAGTGGGGTTGGGACGGGCCGCGCTCGAGTTCGCCGCGAAGTATGCGCTCGAGCGCGAGCAATTCGGCAAGCCCATCGCCGAGTTCCAGGGCGTGAGCTTCAAGCTCGCCGAGATGGCGACCGACCTCGAGGCCGCCCGCCTGCTCTACCTGCGCGCCGCCGAGCTGCGCGACGCGGGCCGTCCCTTCGGCACGGAGGCCGCGCAGGCCAAGATGTTCGCCTCCGAGGTCGCGGTGAAGGCCTGCGACGAGGCCATCCAGGTGCTCGGCGGCTACGGCTACATCAAGGAGTATCCCGTCGAGCGCTACTGGCGCGACGCCCGCCTCATGCGCATCGGTGAGGGCACCACCGAGGTGCTCAAGGTCATCATCGCGCGCAACCTGCTGGCGAAGTTCAGGTGAAGCGCAAGACACTAAACGCTCGATGGTGGCAACTCGAGCGCGTGCACGAGGCCCAAATGAGAGCGGCCTAGCATTCGCGCCCCTGGTTATTGCCTACCCTGAAGAGCGTGAAAGCCTACTGGTCTGGCATGCCCCGCGGCCCCCTGGTCTGGGCGGGTATTGGATTGGCCTTGATCATCGGTTTGTTTCTGGCGGTCTGGATCTTTACCACGATCTGGGTGCTGGGTTTGATCGGGGCAGCCCTCGCGGCGCTCGGCTACGCCTGGCAGCGACTGCTTCCCCGCCGCTGGAAACGCCGCAGGCCTCCGCAGCTTTGGCGCTAACCCTGCTTCGGCGGGGATTGCTTCTTAATGCTCCGTTTAGGGCAAGGGAGTCGCCTTAATCAAAAGATATACCCGGTTTATAGCCATTTTCCTCTTCGCCAACACCGAGAGCATCGAAGTCGCGCAGATCGCCGGGTCGGGCAATTCTCTCATATATGAGGCGCATTGCAGAGTTTGCCCAATTCCACCATCAGATAGTCCTCTAATTCCTTTCAGTCCCCACGAGTACACCTTGACTTAGAGCGATTGCGTCAGCAGCGAGCTGCCTTCGGGCTTGGCTATGACGCGCTCTAGGAGGAACGATATGCACAAACCATTGGTTCGCGCCGCGGTTATGGGCGCATTCGGCCTGGGCATGATTCTTGCAGTGCAGCAATCGACTCCCAGTTTCCGCGACGTTCCGGCGGGTCACTGGGCCAAGGAGGCCGTGGACTTCATCACCCAGTGCGGGCTGATCCAGGGCTTCGAGGACGGGACTTTTCGGGGTAACCAGAACCTGACCCGCTACCAGGCGGCCTTGATCTTCTACCGCTTTATCCAGCTGGGCGGGCGCTGCCCCAACCAGCCCACCACGCCACAGGACCAGGCCATGATCGACAAGGCCATGGAGGAGGTGAGCAAGGAACTCTCCGACCTCAAGGCGCAGATCGCCGGCATCACCGAGGCCAACACTGCCCAAGACGCCAAGCTCCAGGCCCTCGAGACCCAACTTCAGCAACTGGCTGCGGCCCAGGCCCAGCCCGCCCCGGCCCCCACCGTCGATACCAGCGCCTTGGAGGCCCGCATCGCCGCTCTGGAGGAAGAGCTCAAGAAGGTCGCCGCGGCCCAGGCCCAGCCCGCCCCGGCTCCCACCGTCGATACCAGCGCCTTGGAGGCCCGCATCGCCGCTTTGGAGGAAGAGCTCAAGAAGGTCGCCGCGGCCCAGGCCCAGCCCGCCCCCACCCCTGCGCCGGCGCCCACCACCGCTGAGCAGGAATCCAGCCAGCAGGCTCGTCTGGAGGCGCTGGAAAGCCTGGCCAAGGAGCTCAACAACCAGATCAAGGCGCTCAACGATCAGGTCAATACCCTCAAGGGTGAGGTGGATACCCTCAAGGCCGCTGCCGTCCAGCCCGTTCCCCCGCCCCAACCCGTGCCTGCTCCCCAGCCTGCTCAGCCTGAAGCCACACCCCCGGCTCCCGCCCCCGCCCCCTTGCCCCGCATGTACTTCGGCCTGGGGGCTTCCTACCCCGTCGAGCCCATGGTCAGTGGTCCCATCGAGCAGGTGATCAGCGTCGGCGGCTTCATCGGCGTACACGACGTGATCCTGGGCTTTGGCCCTCGCGTGGGTGCGGACTACAACCTCGGAAACGGCGCCATCAACGTCAATGCCTACCTGGTGCGCAACTTCAACCGTGGCGGCTTCTTCGACCCCTACCTGGGTCTGGGCGTGCGCTACGACGCCTCCTCGACCAACCCCAATATCGTGCCGGTCTACGGTGACGCGCTGCTGGGCGCGGGCTTCAACTTCTCGCGCAACTTTGGGCTCTACCTCGAGGGCAATCCCGGCCTCGGCGACAACCTCAGCCTCCGCTTCGGGGTGCGCGCTGGCCTGAAGCTCTCTTTCTGAAGCCTCCTCGTTTTGTTCAACCCCCGGATATATCCGGGGGTTGAACTTGGCGTCGGGGGTCAAGGGCCGAAGGCCTTGCTTGCCGTTTTTTGCCCGTGGCCTTTGGCCTCTTCCAACTCGCGCCACAGCCGGGCCAGGCGAATCAGAACCTGGTAGGCTGCCTCCACCGCTGCCTGGGGGCTGCACTTGTGCCCCTCCAGGCTCTGTCGGATGATCTCGAGGGCTTTGCCTGCATCGGCCAGGCGCACCTGGACCTGGTTGCGCAGAAAGAAGCGGTTCTGGCGGGCCTGGGAACAGGGGAGCTCGGCGCTCCACAAGGAGCTCTCGCGGATGCAGGCCATGAGCCGCTGGGCCTCGGCCAGGACGTCGGAGGGCCCGATTTCGCTGGAAGGAGGATGCAGTCTCATAGCCAGACTCGCCTACGAGCCTACCTCGAAGCCGACCAAAAATCAAGTAAATCACTCGGATTTATGTACTATGGCCCAGCCGGGGTGTGCCGGGCTCTTCTTCCGGTGAGAGCGAGTATGATTGTGTGTGAAAGGGGGGCAGTATGCAAACCAAGATTGAGCAGGCGAAGGCGGCTCTACTGGAGGGCCTCAATACCGACTTGGCCGGTGAATTGCAGGCCGTCATCATGTACCTGACGTACTCTGCCCAGGTCAAAGGCATCCACCGCGCTCACCTGCACGAGTTCTTCGAGGGCGAGATCGCCGACGAAACCAAGCACGCCCGCTATCTGGCCCGCAAGATCGTGGCCCTGGGAGGTAAACCCACCACCCGCCCGGCGGAGGTGCCTGCTGCCTCCAGCATCCGCGAAATGTTGCAGAACGTGCTGCGCGCTGAGGAGGATACCATCGCCCGCTACGTCGAGCGCATGAAGCAGGCCGAGGCCCTGGGTGATTATGGCCTGGCCAACGACCTGCAGGGCTTCATCGCCGACGAGACCGGCCACAAGGAGGAAGTCGAGCTGCTGCTGGCGGGGGACTGGCAAGCCTGAAGCAGCCGGGGTGACAAAGTCACCCCGGAGAGACTCACACGAATACCGCCTACAGCCACATGCGGTTGTAGGCGGCAATTGGCGCTGTACGCGGTGCAGCGTAAATGTGGGCAGTGCAATCGGTTGCTGGCTATCGGTGAAAGGCAAAAGGCCAGATGGGAGTGAGCTCAGGCTCCGAACTTCTGCAACTTGCCCGCGTGGGCCAGCATCAGGGGCATCAGGTCGGTGCCGCGCAGGGTGCCTAAGGTGCCCCGGGC
Encoded proteins:
- a CDS encoding acyl-CoA dehydrogenase family protein; the encoded protein is MLLTEKSRDLWFELGPEERQIIGALRDFLQAEVAPGAAERDRTGEFPLAIVKKLGELGVMGANVPEQYGGAGLTTRMFTRIIEEIGAVDGSLGLTVASHNSLCIGHILTAGSEAQKREFLPRLAMAEVLGAWGLTEPGSGSDAAALRTRAEETPEGFVINGSKQFITQGSVAGVYVINARTDPAPAPDKKHLGLSAFVFYRPAEGLRIGRKEEKLGLYSSDTAQLIFEDLRVGKDALIGERGKGFYDVMKVLEGGRIGIAALSVGLGRAALEFAAKYALEREQFGKPIAEFQGVSFKLAEMATDLEAARLLYLRAAELRDAGRPFGTEAAQAKMFASEVAVKACDEAIQVLGGYGYIKEYPVERYWRDARLMRIGEGTTEVLKVIIARNLLAKFR
- a CDS encoding S-layer homology domain-containing protein, with the protein product MHKPLVRAAVMGAFGLGMILAVQQSTPSFRDVPAGHWAKEAVDFITQCGLIQGFEDGTFRGNQNLTRYQAALIFYRFIQLGGRCPNQPTTPQDQAMIDKAMEEVSKELSDLKAQIAGITEANTAQDAKLQALETQLQQLAAAQAQPAPAPTVDTSALEARIAALEEELKKVAAAQAQPAPAPTVDTSALEARIAALEEELKKVAAAQAQPAPTPAPAPTTAEQESSQQARLEALESLAKELNNQIKALNDQVNTLKGEVDTLKAAAVQPVPPPQPVPAPQPAQPEATPPAPAPAPLPRMYFGLGASYPVEPMVSGPIEQVISVGGFIGVHDVILGFGPRVGADYNLGNGAINVNAYLVRNFNRGGFFDPYLGLGVRYDASSTNPNIVPVYGDALLGAGFNFSRNFGLYLEGNPGLGDNLSLRFGVRAGLKLSF
- a CDS encoding ferritin-like domain-containing protein; the protein is MQTKIEQAKAALLEGLNTDLAGELQAVIMYLTYSAQVKGIHRAHLHEFFEGEIADETKHARYLARKIVALGGKPTTRPAEVPAASSIREMLQNVLRAEEDTIARYVERMKQAEALGDYGLANDLQGFIADETGHKEEVELLLAGDWQA